One stretch of Streptomyces hygroscopicus DNA includes these proteins:
- a CDS encoding cag pathogenicity island protein, producing the protein MTHTLDRTARIRSTWQAVWDRGQVDALDQLLSPGYVRRRGPAAAPQDREQFKESVRAIRRAFPDLHTEIEEIVEEGESLAIRWRSTGSHTGDFLGVPATGRPVEVSGATFTRFDHGVVSEEWVTWDPRQLLEALGIITTTQRAAVDADLVRGVHRKFITGVTVVTCQDDGRPRGLAVNAFASISLDPPMVLVCVQRTSTTHPALHRATHLGINILAAGQLDVAKTFASKADDKFAGLAWTPGEFGAPLIDGSCAQLEVEIGERLEAGSHTVFTGRVVSARHAELAPLVYSGGGFFDISQTAPLPW; encoded by the coding sequence ATGACGCACACTCTTGACCGCACCGCCCGCATCCGCTCCACCTGGCAGGCCGTCTGGGACCGGGGCCAGGTCGACGCGCTCGACCAGTTGCTCAGCCCCGGCTATGTACGCCGACGCGGTCCCGCCGCGGCCCCCCAGGACCGAGAGCAGTTCAAGGAGTCAGTCCGCGCCATCCGCCGGGCCTTTCCCGATCTCCATACCGAGATCGAGGAGATCGTCGAGGAGGGCGAATCGCTGGCGATCCGCTGGCGCAGCACCGGCAGTCACACCGGCGACTTCCTCGGCGTGCCGGCCACCGGCAGGCCGGTCGAAGTCTCCGGCGCCACCTTCACCCGCTTCGACCACGGTGTGGTCAGCGAGGAGTGGGTGACCTGGGATCCCCGCCAGTTGCTGGAGGCGCTCGGGATCATCACCACCACCCAGCGAGCGGCCGTCGACGCCGATCTGGTCCGTGGGGTGCACCGTAAGTTCATCACCGGTGTCACCGTCGTGACCTGCCAGGACGACGGCAGGCCGCGGGGTCTCGCGGTGAACGCGTTCGCCAGCATCTCGCTGGATCCGCCGATGGTGCTGGTCTGCGTGCAGCGCACCTCCACCACCCACCCCGCGCTGCACCGGGCCACCCATCTGGGGATCAACATCCTCGCCGCCGGCCAGCTCGATGTGGCCAAGACCTTCGCCTCCAAGGCGGACGACAAGTTCGCCGGGCTGGCCTGGACCCCCGGCGAATTCGGCGCCCCGCTGATCGACGGGTCCTGCGCCCAGCTCGAGGTGGAGATCGGCGAGCGGCTGGAGGCCGGCAGCCACACCGTCTTCACCGGCCGGGTGGTCTCCGCCCGCCATGCGGAGCTGGCCCCGCTCGTCTACAGCGGCGGCGGTTTCTTCGACATCTCGCAGACCGCGCCGCTGCCGTGGTGA
- a CDS encoding luciferase: MRFSIFHNLGAPGRLGEYADVMAEAREFAVTADRAGFWSTWYTEHHFGHEAIEITPNPVLMGADIAARTTDIRIGQAASIATFWHPLRLAEDIAMLDQLSGGRVEVGLGRGLYGREALNLNALADPRDQEQNRALYDETVEVLRKAWSGEFFSHQGRFYEFPAPGVKWNHPLSPATPEYTEAGVITKMQVTPFPLQRPHPPLWQVIDSPRSIKAAAADGVQGLFWLPPVSALKERFELYRDTASQAAGREYALGEGIGLVRDVYVADTMEQARAEFEEALMTTYRWIMHWRGLGNLMEAGEELTDAHELSFDFLQRRNLLVGTPEYVSEKIAELRDEVGLEHLLLWTTHPGLPHRNAMRSLELFAEKVMPQFTTGGGHG, translated from the coding sequence ATGCGCTTTTCGATATTCCACAATCTCGGTGCCCCGGGCCGCCTCGGCGAGTACGCCGACGTCATGGCGGAGGCCCGGGAGTTCGCGGTCACCGCGGACCGGGCGGGCTTCTGGTCCACCTGGTACACCGAGCACCACTTCGGGCACGAGGCGATCGAGATCACCCCGAACCCGGTGCTGATGGGGGCGGACATCGCCGCCCGTACGACAGATATCCGGATCGGCCAGGCGGCCTCCATCGCCACCTTCTGGCATCCGCTGCGGCTCGCCGAGGACATCGCGATGCTCGACCAGCTCTCGGGGGGCCGGGTCGAGGTCGGTCTCGGCCGGGGGCTGTACGGCCGCGAGGCGCTCAACCTCAACGCCCTGGCCGATCCGCGCGACCAGGAGCAGAACCGCGCGCTGTACGACGAGACCGTGGAGGTCCTGCGCAAGGCGTGGAGCGGCGAGTTCTTCTCGCACCAGGGCCGGTTCTACGAGTTCCCCGCCCCCGGGGTGAAGTGGAACCACCCCCTCTCCCCCGCCACCCCGGAGTACACCGAGGCCGGTGTCATCACGAAGATGCAGGTCACGCCGTTTCCGCTGCAACGGCCACATCCTCCGCTATGGCAGGTCATCGACAGCCCCCGCTCGATCAAGGCCGCGGCGGCGGACGGCGTCCAGGGGCTCTTCTGGCTGCCGCCGGTCTCCGCGCTCAAGGAGCGGTTCGAGCTCTACCGGGACACCGCGAGCCAGGCGGCGGGGCGCGAGTACGCGCTGGGCGAGGGCATCGGTCTGGTGCGCGATGTGTATGTCGCCGACACCATGGAGCAGGCGCGCGCCGAATTCGAAGAGGCGCTGATGACCACCTACCGGTGGATCATGCACTGGCGGGGGCTGGGCAACCTCATGGAGGCGGGCGAGGAGCTCACCGACGCCCATGAGCTGTCCTTCGACTTCCTCCAGCGGCGCAATCTGCTGGTCGGCACCCCCGAGTACGTCTCGGAGAAGATCGCCGAGCTGCGCGACGAGGTGGGCCTGGAGCATCTGCTGCTGTGGACCACCCACCCCGGTCTGCCGCACCGCAACGCGATGCGCAGCCTGGAGCTGTTCGCGGAGAAGGTCATGCCGCAGTTCACCACCGGTGGCGGTCATGGCTGA
- a CDS encoding peptide synthetase, with translation MAEARLRKVVTVADELLLELGRPVAVPVRRVAAAAVIHNPWAGGGVVADLGPEVERIAPGLARLLTGRISEALGGVDRIESFGKAAIVGLDGEIEHGGALIHTPFFGNVFRELTEGTSIIVFSDDRLPAGEPLTVPLWHKTAAATRSHYQTCQIRIPDAPRPDEIVVIAAGASGPRPNARIGDRATDPLIRLADLDDDVDLETVT, from the coding sequence ATGGCTGAGGCGCGGCTGCGCAAAGTCGTCACCGTCGCCGATGAGCTGCTGCTGGAGCTCGGCCGCCCGGTCGCGGTGCCGGTCCGCCGGGTCGCGGCGGCCGCGGTGATCCACAACCCCTGGGCCGGCGGCGGTGTCGTCGCCGATCTGGGGCCCGAGGTCGAGCGGATCGCACCGGGGCTGGCCCGGCTGCTCACCGGCCGGATCAGCGAGGCGCTGGGCGGGGTCGACCGGATCGAGTCCTTCGGCAAGGCCGCGATCGTGGGGCTCGACGGGGAGATCGAGCACGGCGGCGCGCTGATCCACACCCCCTTCTTCGGCAATGTCTTCCGCGAGCTGACCGAGGGCACCTCGATCATCGTCTTCAGCGACGACCGGCTTCCGGCCGGTGAGCCGCTGACCGTGCCGCTGTGGCACAAGACCGCGGCCGCGACCCGCTCGCACTACCAGACCTGCCAGATCCGCATCCCCGACGCGCCCCGCCCGGACGAGATCGTCGTCATCGCGGCCGGGGCGTCCGGCCCCCGCCCGAACGCCCGGATCGGAGACCGCGCCACCGACCCCCTCATCCGCCTCGCCGATCTGGACGACGACGTCGACCTGGAGACTGTGACGTGA
- a CDS encoding peptide synthetase, which yields MNIRKIITFTEDIHSEGGRPVDPPARTAVVLAVIENPWAGQGFVADLLPGIDEAAPKLGELLAPRVVEALDAPVEAYGKAAIVGLDGEIEHGSALIHTLKFGDHFRRAANATTLLPAVEKRAAAGTVFDIPLKHITDATIRSHHQSIEVRVADGPRADEIVIGLAAAAQGRPQARLAPLSTER from the coding sequence GTGAACATCCGCAAGATCATCACCTTCACCGAGGACATCCACAGCGAGGGCGGCCGCCCGGTGGACCCGCCGGCCCGTACGGCGGTGGTGCTCGCCGTCATCGAGAACCCCTGGGCCGGTCAGGGCTTTGTGGCGGATCTGCTGCCCGGGATCGACGAGGCGGCGCCGAAGCTGGGCGAGTTGCTGGCGCCCCGCGTGGTCGAGGCGCTGGACGCGCCGGTGGAGGCGTACGGCAAGGCCGCGATCGTGGGTCTTGACGGGGAGATCGAGCACGGCTCCGCGCTGATCCACACCCTGAAGTTCGGCGACCACTTCCGCCGGGCGGCGAACGCGACCACCCTGCTGCCGGCCGTGGAGAAGCGGGCCGCCGCGGGGACGGTCTTCGACATTCCGCTCAAGCACATCACCGACGCCACCATCCGCTCGCACCACCAGAGCATCGAGGTCCGGGTGGCGGACGGACCGCGCGCCGACGAGATCGTCATCGGGCTCGCGGCGGCTGCCCAGGGCCGCCCACAGGCCCGGCTGGCCCCGCTGTCGACGGAGCGGTGA
- a CDS encoding alpha/beta hydrolase: MDAVRAPGGAPGAGAPGRPDPAGARPPVALAHESHGTGAPMVLLHGVGLDRRMWDRCLPALAARHRVTLVDLRGHGASPAAAAGVSLAELAADVGALLSGPTHVVGFSLGALVAQRLGLDRPDLTASLTLVSSVAGRSEEERAAVARRQELAAEDFGASAWAAVDRWFSPAWRAQDPGLAQRVLDTLLANDRASYLACYRVFATADTGLWRWLPRIAAPTVAVTGERDPGSTPAMSHRLAGRIPGGRAVIVPGARHLLPLECPQELADVILTHTGAHPGSHTGTDTGAHTGTGTGAHTGQEYHRS; encoded by the coding sequence ATGGACGCGGTGCGGGCTCCCGGCGGGGCGCCGGGGGCGGGCGCTCCCGGCCGTCCGGACCCGGCGGGGGCCCGGCCGCCGGTGGCGCTCGCCCATGAGTCCCATGGCACGGGAGCGCCGATGGTGCTGCTGCACGGCGTGGGCCTCGACCGCCGCATGTGGGACCGCTGTCTGCCCGCGCTGGCCGCCCGGCACCGCGTGACGCTGGTCGATCTGCGCGGCCACGGCGCCTCCCCGGCCGCGGCGGCCGGGGTGTCCCTCGCCGAGCTGGCCGCGGATGTCGGGGCGCTGCTGAGCGGCCCCACGCATGTCGTCGGCTTCTCGCTCGGGGCCCTGGTCGCCCAGCGGCTGGGGCTGGACCGGCCGGACCTCACCGCCTCGCTCACCCTGGTCAGCTCGGTCGCGGGCCGGTCGGAGGAGGAGCGGGCGGCGGTGGCCCGCCGCCAGGAGCTGGCCGCCGAGGACTTCGGGGCGTCCGCGTGGGCGGCGGTCGACCGCTGGTTCTCGCCCGCCTGGCGGGCCCAGGACCCCGGTCTGGCGCAGCGGGTGCTCGACACGCTGCTGGCCAACGACCGAGCCTCCTACCTCGCGTGTTACCGGGTCTTCGCGACGGCCGACACCGGGCTGTGGCGGTGGCTGCCCCGGATCGCCGCCCCCACCGTGGCGGTGACCGGCGAGCGGGACCCCGGCTCGACCCCGGCCATGTCGCACCGGCTGGCCGGGCGGATCCCCGGCGGCCGGGCGGTGATCGTGCCGGGCGCCCGCCATCTGCTGCCGCTGGAGTGCCCCCAGGAACTCGCCGACGTGATCCTCACCCACACCGGAGCCCACCCCGGAAGCCATACCGGAACCGACACCGGAGCCCACACCGGAACCGGCACCGGAGCCCACACCGGACAGGAGTACCACCGCTCATGA
- a CDS encoding carnitine dehydratase yields MNPLPRHDHYIAGGWTAPADGGYFTSVNPATAEPWYEAARGTAADVDRAVGAARTAFEDPRWRDLSQTRRGRLLRNLGDLIGEHAERLARTETLDNGKLLREMRAQLAGLPEYFYYYAGLADKIQGEVIPGASRELLNYTLREPVGVVGAITPWNSPLLLTATKLAPALAAGNTVVVKPSEHTSASLLALAPLFEEAGFPPGVVNVVTGYGAEAGAPLTEHEAVAKVTFTGSSGTGRRIARTCADRLIGCTLELGGKSPNIIFPDADLGSAAMGVIAGIFAAAGQTCVAGSRVLVHREAYDEVLERVTARAATIRVGDPLEETTELGPLALAEQLAKVESYVELGQAEGGKVVCGGRRPETGLDGYFYSPTVFTGTDNGMRICQEEIFGPVATVMPFGSEEEALAIANDSAYGLAAGVWTRDVNRVHRMAARLEAGTVWANTYRSMSPMSPRAGFKTSGMGTEHGTEVIREYTRLKSVWINTSEEPAGDPFILRS; encoded by the coding sequence ATGAACCCTCTGCCGCGCCATGACCACTACATCGCGGGCGGGTGGACCGCCCCCGCCGACGGCGGCTACTTCACCAGCGTCAACCCGGCCACCGCCGAGCCCTGGTACGAGGCGGCGCGCGGCACCGCCGCCGATGTGGACCGTGCGGTGGGCGCCGCCCGTACCGCATTCGAGGATCCGCGCTGGCGCGATCTGAGCCAGACCCGGCGCGGGCGGCTGCTGCGGAATCTGGGCGATCTGATCGGTGAGCACGCGGAGCGGCTGGCCCGTACCGAGACCCTCGACAACGGCAAGCTGTTGCGGGAGATGCGGGCCCAACTCGCCGGGCTGCCCGAGTACTTCTACTACTACGCGGGACTCGCCGACAAGATCCAGGGCGAGGTGATCCCCGGGGCGAGCCGGGAGCTGCTCAACTACACCCTGCGCGAACCGGTGGGCGTGGTCGGCGCCATCACCCCCTGGAACTCCCCGCTGCTGCTCACCGCCACCAAGCTGGCCCCGGCCCTGGCCGCGGGGAACACGGTGGTGGTCAAGCCCTCGGAACACACCTCGGCCTCGCTGCTGGCGCTCGCACCGCTCTTCGAAGAGGCGGGGTTCCCGCCGGGTGTGGTCAATGTGGTCACGGGGTACGGCGCAGAGGCGGGCGCGCCGCTGACCGAGCACGAGGCCGTGGCCAAGGTGACCTTCACCGGCTCCAGCGGGACCGGCCGCCGGATCGCCCGTACCTGTGCCGACCGGCTGATCGGCTGCACGCTGGAGCTGGGCGGGAAGTCGCCCAACATCATCTTCCCGGACGCCGATCTGGGGTCGGCCGCCATGGGGGTGATCGCGGGCATCTTCGCGGCCGCGGGGCAGACCTGTGTGGCGGGGAGCCGGGTGCTGGTGCACCGGGAGGCATACGACGAGGTCCTGGAGCGGGTGACGGCGCGGGCGGCCACGATCCGCGTCGGTGATCCGCTGGAGGAGACCACCGAGCTCGGCCCGCTCGCCCTCGCCGAGCAACTGGCGAAGGTCGAGTCGTATGTCGAGCTGGGGCAGGCCGAGGGCGGAAAGGTGGTCTGCGGCGGCAGGCGGCCGGAAACGGGCCTCGACGGGTACTTCTACTCCCCCACCGTCTTCACCGGCACCGACAACGGGATGCGGATCTGCCAGGAGGAGATCTTCGGGCCGGTCGCGACCGTCATGCCCTTCGGCTCCGAGGAGGAGGCCCTGGCGATCGCCAACGACTCCGCGTACGGCCTGGCGGCGGGTGTGTGGACCCGGGATGTGAACCGGGTCCACCGGATGGCCGCCCGGCTGGAGGCCGGGACGGTGTGGGCCAACACCTATCGCTCGATGTCACCGATGTCGCCACGGGCCGGGTTCAAGACCAGTGGGATGGGGACCGAGCACGGCACGGAGGTGATCCGGGAGTACACCCGGCTGAAGAGCGTCTGGATCAACACCAGTGAGGAGCCCGCCGGGGATCCCTTCATCCTGAGGTCCTGA
- a CDS encoding GntR family transcriptional regulator: protein MQQPTGKRLQQTSMQARVAEELRQMIISGELPPRSSLSEMALSETFGVSRTPIREALKQLQIEGLVEVRPRVGTFVAVPSRRELTELFQMKELLEGAAARLLAFRGNVPEVERLEANMKAADAAVRDGDAEQYAALVHEFHDLIVVGADNSKLEAHYRTLMNQLAYARLVRTSLSRPGRLDESDDEHHRVLNLIQAKDGDGAERVMREHVRMSHQALMAGMDERRA, encoded by the coding sequence ATGCAACAACCCACCGGTAAGCGGCTTCAGCAGACCAGCATGCAGGCGAGGGTCGCCGAAGAGCTGCGACAGATGATCATCAGTGGTGAACTGCCGCCCCGCTCCAGCCTCTCCGAGATGGCGCTGTCCGAGACCTTCGGCGTCAGCCGGACACCCATCCGCGAGGCTCTCAAGCAGCTCCAGATCGAGGGGCTGGTCGAGGTGCGGCCACGGGTCGGAACGTTTGTCGCCGTACCGTCCCGGCGGGAGCTGACCGAGCTGTTCCAGATGAAGGAGCTGCTGGAGGGCGCCGCCGCCCGGCTGCTCGCCTTCCGCGGGAACGTACCGGAAGTGGAGCGGCTGGAGGCCAATATGAAGGCGGCCGACGCGGCGGTGCGGGACGGTGACGCCGAGCAATACGCGGCGCTGGTCCACGAGTTCCACGATCTGATCGTGGTGGGCGCGGACAACAGCAAACTGGAGGCGCACTACCGCACCCTGATGAACCAGCTCGCCTACGCCCGGCTGGTGCGCACCTCGCTGTCCCGGCCCGGCCGGCTGGACGAGTCCGACGATGAGCACCATCGCGTCCTCAACCTGATCCAGGCCAAGGACGGCGACGGCGCGGAGCGGGTGATGCGGGAGCATGTGCGGATGAGCCACCAGGCCCTGATGGCGGGCATGGACGAGCGCCGGGCCTGA
- a CDS encoding GntR family transcriptional regulator — translation MPITSLQQQSLGDLVAHELRVLIISGRLRTGTHLVEGALAEQYDVSRGPVRDALRLLEAEGLVEARRRGVFVTGLTEDDVDELYTLRESLETLALTLAIGRAGPGDWEPAERFVRDMCDAADRSAAGDFALADLEFHSQFYALSGHRRLLAVWEQYRPTFGVILDVTNARDVDLRPSAGAHVDLLATVRAGDVEHAATTLREHLLGARNRLRAALRSARAAADQG, via the coding sequence GTGCCCATCACCTCGCTGCAGCAGCAGTCCCTCGGCGATCTGGTCGCGCATGAGCTGCGTGTCCTCATCATTTCAGGACGGCTGCGCACCGGCACGCATCTTGTCGAAGGTGCCCTCGCCGAGCAGTACGACGTCAGCCGCGGCCCGGTGCGGGACGCGCTGCGTCTGCTGGAGGCCGAGGGGCTGGTCGAGGCGCGCCGCCGCGGGGTCTTCGTCACCGGGCTCACCGAGGACGACGTCGACGAGCTCTACACCCTGCGGGAGTCCCTGGAGACGCTCGCCCTCACTCTCGCCATCGGCCGGGCGGGGCCCGGTGACTGGGAGCCCGCCGAGCGCTTCGTGCGGGACATGTGCGATGCCGCGGACCGCTCCGCCGCCGGTGACTTCGCCCTCGCCGACCTGGAGTTCCACTCCCAGTTCTATGCGCTCTCCGGACACCGCAGGCTGCTGGCGGTCTGGGAGCAGTACCGTCCCACCTTCGGTGTCATCCTCGACGTCACCAACGCCCGGGACGTCGATCTGCGCCCCTCCGCCGGGGCCCATGTCGACCTGCTGGCGACCGTGCGCGCCGGTGACGTCGAGCACGCCGCCACCACCCTGCGCGAACACCTTCTCGGCGCCAGGAACCGGCTCCGCGCCGCGCTGCGCTCCGCACGCGCGGCGGCCGACCAGGGGTGA
- a CDS encoding beta-glucosidase has protein sequence MNDVRRRTVLAAAGGTAIAGKAATARAQAPPAPSSDAPPPGPESGPYETRIRALMARMTIDEKLGQLQQFAWTGDTGPGGGQTAAAEKAARRGRLGSVLNIYGARTTNTLQRMAVEKSRLGIPLVFGLDVIHGMWTTFPIPLGQAAAFDPAVAEWDAEVSAREARSNGVHWAFSPMMDVTHEPRWGRIAEGDGEDPYLAAALAAAKTRGYQGDDLRSRHRLAACAKHMIAYGGVEGGRDYNTVDVSEARLRNFYLPPFRAALDAGVATVMASFNTVSGVPAHGYRHALTEILKEEWAFRGFVVSDYNGVQEMIVHGYAADRSDAARLAFNAGIDMEMASTTINEYGKRLLRGGQITTDRLDDAVARILRLKFRLGLFEHPYADEETAIAGPTKASRATAREAAGRTMVLLKNEKSTLPLDRSGSIAVVGPFADSTDLRGSWAGTWADAFRPATVLDAVKDAAPKASVSHVEGVDASGRSTRGIARAASAARATDVTVVVVGEAATLSGEAAVRSDLGLPGRQERLITAIANTGAPFVVVLLSGRPLTMGGWLDRAPAVLQAWHPGLEGGNAIADVLFGTVNPGGKLPVTFPRAVGQIPIYYNHENTGRPYDRANHYTSKYLDLAYGPQFPFGHGLSYTTFDIGEPRLSVSRVRAEALRKGDTVEVAVAVRNTGRRKGDEVVQLYIRDPVASIVQPVRRLSGFRRVSLGAGKATTVRFRLSAEELGFWTQDPHGRFLLQKGEIRVFAGNSSLAKRGRTLTIT, from the coding sequence ATGAATGATGTGCGCAGACGTACGGTGCTCGCCGCGGCCGGAGGGACGGCCATCGCGGGCAAGGCCGCGACCGCCCGTGCCCAGGCCCCGCCCGCCCCCTCCTCCGACGCGCCCCCGCCGGGGCCGGAATCCGGCCCGTACGAGACCAGGATCCGGGCCCTGATGGCGCGGATGACCATCGACGAGAAGCTCGGCCAGCTCCAGCAGTTCGCCTGGACCGGCGACACCGGACCCGGCGGCGGGCAGACCGCCGCCGCGGAGAAGGCCGCCCGCAGGGGCAGGCTCGGCTCCGTGCTCAACATCTACGGGGCCCGCACCACCAACACCCTGCAGCGGATGGCCGTCGAGAAGTCCCGGCTGGGCATTCCGCTGGTCTTCGGCCTCGATGTCATCCATGGCATGTGGACCACCTTCCCCATCCCCCTCGGCCAGGCCGCCGCCTTCGACCCCGCGGTGGCCGAGTGGGATGCGGAGGTGTCGGCGAGGGAGGCCCGCTCCAACGGTGTGCACTGGGCGTTCTCCCCGATGATGGACGTCACCCATGAACCGCGCTGGGGGCGGATCGCCGAGGGCGACGGCGAGGACCCGTATCTGGCGGCGGCGCTCGCGGCCGCCAAGACCCGCGGCTACCAGGGCGACGACCTCCGCTCCCGGCACCGCCTCGCGGCCTGCGCCAAGCACATGATCGCCTACGGGGGCGTCGAGGGCGGCCGCGACTACAACACGGTGGACGTCTCCGAGGCCCGGCTGCGCAACTTCTACCTGCCCCCGTTCAGGGCGGCCCTGGACGCCGGGGTGGCCACCGTCATGGCGAGTTTCAACACTGTCAGCGGGGTCCCCGCGCACGGCTACCGGCATGCGCTGACCGAGATCCTCAAGGAGGAGTGGGCCTTCCGCGGCTTCGTCGTCAGCGATTACAACGGCGTCCAGGAAATGATCGTCCACGGCTATGCCGCCGATCGCTCCGACGCGGCCCGACTGGCCTTCAACGCCGGGATCGACATGGAGATGGCCAGCACCACCATCAACGAGTACGGCAAGCGGCTGCTGCGCGGCGGGCAGATCACCACCGACCGGCTGGACGACGCGGTGGCCCGCATCCTGCGCCTGAAGTTCCGGCTCGGGCTCTTCGAACACCCCTACGCGGACGAGGAGACGGCGATCGCCGGGCCCACGAAGGCATCCCGGGCGACGGCGCGCGAGGCGGCCGGACGCACCATGGTGCTGCTCAAGAACGAGAAGTCCACGCTCCCCCTGGACCGATCGGGCTCCATCGCCGTCGTCGGGCCCTTCGCCGACTCCACCGACCTGCGCGGCTCCTGGGCCGGGACGTGGGCCGACGCGTTCCGCCCGGCCACCGTCCTGGACGCGGTCAAGGACGCGGCGCCGAAGGCCAGTGTCAGCCATGTCGAAGGCGTGGACGCGTCCGGCCGGAGCACGCGGGGCATCGCCCGGGCGGCCTCGGCGGCCAGGGCGACCGATGTGACCGTGGTGGTGGTCGGGGAGGCGGCGACGCTCAGCGGGGAGGCGGCGGTACGCAGCGACCTCGGACTGCCCGGCCGGCAGGAGCGGCTGATCACCGCGATCGCGAACACCGGTGCGCCGTTCGTGGTGGTGCTGCTCAGCGGACGTCCGCTGACGATGGGCGGCTGGCTGGACCGCGCCCCCGCCGTGCTGCAGGCATGGCATCCGGGGCTCGAGGGCGGCAACGCCATCGCGGACGTGCTCTTCGGCACCGTGAACCCCGGTGGCAAGCTCCCGGTGACCTTCCCGCGCGCGGTCGGGCAGATCCCCATCTACTACAACCACGAGAACACCGGACGGCCCTACGACCGGGCCAACCACTACACCTCCAAGTATCTGGACCTGGCCTACGGGCCCCAGTTCCCCTTCGGCCACGGCCTCAGCTACACCACCTTCGACATCGGCGAACCCCGGCTCAGCGTCAGCCGCGTCCGGGCCGAGGCACTGCGCAAGGGCGACACCGTCGAGGTCGCGGTCGCGGTGCGCAACACCGGGCGCCGCAAGGGCGATGAGGTGGTGCAGTTGTACATCCGCGATCCGGTGGCGAGCATCGTGCAACCGGTGCGCAGGCTCAGCGGTTTCCGCCGGGTCAGCCTCGGCGCCGGGAAGGCCACCACCGTCCGTTTCCGGCTGAGCGCCGAGGAGCTGGGCTTCTGGACCCAGGACCCGCACGGCAGGTTCCTGCTGCAGAAGGGCGAGATCCGGGTCTTCGCGGGCAACAGCTCCCTGGCGAAGCGGGGACGCACGCTCACCATCACCTGA
- a CDS encoding membrane protein: MGGVITGFGVIAAIIVTGYVIGLRRSLGDHGREVLTKLSFDIASPALLFTTLSKADLSAIISTPLLVTALSTFVVAGTFVAVGAVRRWSVGRTTIGALCASYVNAGNLGIPIAMYVLGDASLIAPVLLFQQLVMTPIALTVIDLSRPDRRPSLIRRLTSPFRNPIVIGSLSGVLVSAAGWRIPGPVTEPLSLLGGMAVPAVLLAFGISLPGTQLPGRGAERGPVLLSVALKSFAQPVVAWAIAAGVFGLSGPALFAAVVTSALPAAQNLFTYASRYETATILARESILLSTLLAPPVLMTVAALLG, encoded by the coding sequence GTGGGCGGTGTGATCACCGGCTTCGGTGTCATCGCGGCCATCATCGTCACCGGCTATGTCATCGGGCTCCGCCGCTCTCTCGGCGACCACGGCCGGGAGGTGCTCACCAAGCTCTCGTTCGATATCGCCTCCCCCGCGCTGCTGTTCACCACGCTCTCCAAGGCCGACCTCTCCGCCATCATCTCCACCCCGCTGCTGGTGACCGCCCTGAGCACCTTCGTCGTGGCGGGCACGTTCGTCGCCGTCGGCGCCGTACGGCGGTGGAGCGTGGGCCGGACGACGATCGGCGCGCTGTGCGCGAGCTATGTGAACGCGGGCAACCTCGGCATCCCCATCGCGATGTACGTCCTCGGCGACGCGAGCCTGATCGCCCCGGTGCTGCTCTTCCAGCAGCTCGTCATGACCCCGATCGCCCTGACGGTCATCGATCTCAGCCGTCCCGACCGGCGGCCCTCGCTGATCCGCAGGCTGACCTCGCCGTTCCGCAACCCCATCGTGATCGGCTCGCTGTCCGGCGTCCTCGTGTCCGCGGCGGGCTGGCGGATCCCCGGGCCCGTCACCGAACCGCTCTCGCTGCTGGGCGGCATGGCCGTTCCCGCCGTCCTGCTGGCGTTCGGTATCTCGCTGCCGGGCACTCAACTCCCCGGGCGCGGCGCGGAACGCGGGCCGGTGCTGCTGTCGGTGGCGCTGAAGTCCTTCGCCCAGCCGGTGGTGGCCTGGGCCATCGCGGCGGGTGTGTTCGGGCTGAGCGGCCCGGCGCTCTTCGCCGCCGTCGTCACCTCCGCGCTACCGGCGGCTCAGAACCTGTTCACCTACGCATCGCGCTACGAGACCGCCACCATCCTGGCCCGTGAGTCGATCCTGCTGTCCACGCTGCTCGCACCACCGGTGCTGATGACGGTCGCCGCGCTGCTGGGCTGA